Below is a window of Planococcus rifietoensis DNA.
TGTTCGTTCGCATCTCCAATCGGTTCAACTTGGGAGTTTTGCGGATTAATGCGATAGCGCGGTTCGGCAGCCTGTTCGCTGTCTTCTTCCACCCCCTGCTCTTCCGCAACTTCCTGTTCTTCTATTTCTGCTTGTTCTTCTTGATCGCTTGCGGATTGCTCTGATGCCACATCTTCCTCGACATCATCCGTTTGCGCCGATTGTTCTTGTGCTGTATCTTCCGGCTCTGAAGCAGTCTCATCAGAACAAGCCCCGAGCAGAAATACCGCACATGTCGGCAGCAGCCAATTTCGTTTTTTCATAATCAACCTCCTTGTGTAAAATTTTAACATACGCAGGACATATAAAGCATAGAAAAAAGGACCGCATTTTGCGGTCCTTTCATAATTATTTATTTGATGATGTGAATCGGCGTGCCTAGAGCCACTTCCGCCGCTTCCATTGTAATCTCAGCCAAAGTCGGGTGAGCGTGGATTGTCATCGCGATGTCTTCCACAGTCATGCCCGCTTCGATGGCCAAACCAATTTCTGCAACCATGTCAGAAGCTCCCGCTCCAACGATTTGTCCGCCTAATAGCAAGCCATCTTCTTTACGGGAGACCAATTTCACGAAGCCTTCAGAAGAGTTCAGCGACAAAGCGCGTCCGTTAGCGCCGAATGGGAATTTAGCCGCTGTCACTTCAAAGCCTTCTTCTTTAGCCTGTTCTTCAGTCAAACCGACACTTGCAAGTTCAGGGTCTGTAAAGCAAACCGCTGGAATTGCCATGTAGTCAACTTCCGATTTTTCGCCGGCAATCGCTTCAGCAGCAACTTTGCCTTCGTAAGATGCTTTGTGAGCCAATTGAAGTCCTGCCACAATATCACCGATCGCATAGATGTTCGGGATGCTTGTACGGCATTGCTTGTCGACTTCGATAAGCCCGCGCTCGCCCATTTTGATGTTGAGCTCTTCAAGGCCCATTTCATCCGTGTTCGGACGGCGGCCGACAGTTACCAATACGTAGTCTGCGTCGATTGTTTTCTCTTCGCCGCCTGCTTCGTATGAAACCGATACGCCTGAATCTGATTCTTCTACGCCTTTAGCAGACGCTTTTGTGATGACTTCTACACCTTTTTTCTTCAAGCCTTTTTTGACAATTGACGTCATTTGCTTTTCGAATCCAGCAAGAATATCTGGTGCGCCTTCAAGAATAGTCACTTCAGAACCCATGTTTGCATAGGCAGTCCCAAGCTCAGTTCCGATATAGCCGCCGCCGATGACGAGCAGCTTGTTCGGGACTTCTTTCAAAGCAAGTGCACCACTTGAATCGATCACGCGCTCTGAATATTTGAATGTTGGGATTTCAACTGGGCGTGAACCCGTTGCGATAATAGCGTTTTTGAACTTATACGTTTGGGCAGAATCCGCGTCCATGATGCGAACAGTGTTTTCGTCTACGAAATATGCTTCGCCGCGGACGATTTCCACTTTATTGCCTTTTAGCAAGGATTCGACGCCGCCAGTCAATTTCTTGACGACACTGTCTTTGAACGCTTGTGCTTTTTCGAAGTTCAAAGAAACTTCTTTCGCCACAATGCCCATGTCATCGGAATGCTGGGCTTCTTCAAAACGGTGGCCGACAGAAATCATCGCTTTTGAAGGGATACAGCCGACGTTCAAACAAACGCCGCCGATGTATTCTTTCTCAACGATGGTTACTTTTTGGCCAGTCTGTGCTGCACGGATAGCTGCGACATAGCCGCCAGGGCCTGAGCCGATGACGAGCGTGTCTGTTTCGATTGGAAAATCTCCTACTACCATAAGTTTTACGCCTCCATTAATAGTAATTCTGGTTCACTTAACAAACGTTTGATGTGATTTAATGCATGTTGTGCAGTTGCTCCGTCGATCATGCGGTGATCGAAGCTCAATGATAATGCTAACACAGGAGCTGCTACAATTTCACCATTTTTCACTACCGGTTTTTCAGCAATGCGCCCGATGCCTAAGATAGCAACTTCCGGGTGGTTGATGACTGGCGTGAACCATTGGCCGCCTGCAGACCCAATATTCGTGATCGAGCATGAAGCACCTTTCATTTCAGCAGATGACAATTTGCCATCACGCGCTTTTGTTGCAAGCTGGTTGATTTCATCGGAAATGGCGAAGACGGATTTACGGTCTGCATGCTTGATAACTGGGACGAGCAATCCTTTGTCCGTGTCTGCAGCAATACCGATATTGAAGTAGTGCTTGTGAATTACTTCGCCGGTTTCATCGTCGAATGACGTATTAAGTGCCGGGAATTCACGCAATGTGCTGACCAAAGCTTTGACGACATACGGCAAATACGTCAGCTTGATTTCTTTTTCCGCAGCGATGTCTTTGAACTTTTTGCGGTGTGCAACGAGTTCGGTTACATCGACTTCGTCCATTAACGCGACGTGAGGAGCCGTGTGCTTCGAATGTACCATCGCTTTGGCGATCGCTTTGCGCATGCCGGACATTTTTTCGCGAGTTTCCGGGAATTCGCCTTCTGGAGCGGCTGCTGCAGGGGCTTCTTTTGTTTCCTGTGTTTCTTGTGACGCTGTTTCCTGGTCTGCTGCCGGTGCTTCTTGCTCCTGCCCGCCGTCCAAGAATGCTTCAATATCTTGTTTCATAATGCGGCCGTTGTCTCCAGACCCTTTGACTTTCTTGATA
It encodes the following:
- the lpdA gene encoding dihydrolipoyl dehydrogenase — protein: MVVGDFPIETDTLVIGSGPGGYVAAIRAAQTGQKVTIVEKEYIGGVCLNVGCIPSKAMISVGHRFEEAQHSDDMGIVAKEVSLNFEKAQAFKDSVVKKLTGGVESLLKGNKVEIVRGEAYFVDENTVRIMDADSAQTYKFKNAIIATGSRPVEIPTFKYSERVIDSSGALALKEVPNKLLVIGGGYIGTELGTAYANMGSEVTILEGAPDILAGFEKQMTSIVKKGLKKKGVEVITKASAKGVEESDSGVSVSYEAGGEEKTIDADYVLVTVGRRPNTDEMGLEELNIKMGERGLIEVDKQCRTSIPNIYAIGDIVAGLQLAHKASYEGKVAAEAIAGEKSEVDYMAIPAVCFTDPELASVGLTEEQAKEEGFEVTAAKFPFGANGRALSLNSSEGFVKLVSRKEDGLLLGGQIVGAGASDMVAEIGLAIEAGMTVEDIAMTIHAHPTLAEITMEAAEVALGTPIHIIK
- a CDS encoding dihydrolipoamide acetyltransferase family protein — encoded protein: MAFEFRLPDIGEGIHEGEIVKWFIKAGDTIEEDDILCEVQNDKAVVEIPSPVSGTIEEVLVEEGTVAVVGDVLVKIDSPDADDVHFKGGKDDEEKPAPEAKQEETQEETEEQVQSGTAESGENVDKEPAPESKPEGETGAGDQPQADEADSDPNKRVIAMPSVRKFAREKEVDIKKVKGSGDNGRIMKQDIEAFLDGGQEQEAPAADQETASQETQETKEAPAAAAPEGEFPETREKMSGMRKAIAKAMVHSKHTAPHVALMDEVDVTELVAHRKKFKDIAAEKEIKLTYLPYVVKALVSTLREFPALNTSFDDETGEVIHKHYFNIGIAADTDKGLLVPVIKHADRKSVFAISDEINQLATKARDGKLSSAEMKGASCSITNIGSAGGQWFTPVINHPEVAILGIGRIAEKPVVKNGEIVAAPVLALSLSFDHRMIDGATAQHALNHIKRLLSEPELLLMEA